In one Aeromicrobium erythreum genomic region, the following are encoded:
- a CDS encoding DNA-formamidopyrimidine glycosylase family protein, with protein sequence MPEGDTVWRTAHHLREVLEGRELVRSDVRVPQWATLDLSGRTVDEVLSRGKHLLIRVGDASIHSHLKMEGAWHVLRRGSRWRRPAHTARIVLETEQHQAIGFQLGLLEILKRENDDDALAYLGPDLLGPDWDLAEATRRVESDPDRPIFVALLDQRNLAGLGNEYVNELLFLSGLAPTRRVGDVPDVARVVERGHRLLDVNKARVERTFTGSTRQGEERWVYRREHARCRRCGTPLRDGELGDQPGRERITFWCPHCQT encoded by the coding sequence ATGCCCGAAGGTGACACCGTCTGGCGGACGGCGCACCACCTGCGCGAGGTGCTGGAGGGCCGGGAGCTGGTGCGCTCGGACGTGCGGGTGCCGCAGTGGGCGACGCTCGACCTGTCCGGCCGCACGGTCGATGAGGTGCTGAGCCGCGGCAAGCACCTGCTGATCCGCGTCGGTGACGCGTCGATCCACTCGCACCTGAAGATGGAGGGTGCGTGGCACGTGCTGCGCCGGGGCAGCCGGTGGCGTCGTCCGGCGCACACGGCGCGCATCGTGCTCGAGACCGAGCAGCACCAGGCGATCGGCTTCCAGCTGGGCCTGCTCGAGATCCTCAAGCGCGAGAACGACGACGACGCGCTGGCCTACCTGGGGCCCGATCTCCTCGGCCCCGACTGGGACCTCGCGGAGGCGACGCGTCGGGTCGAGTCGGACCCGGACCGGCCGATCTTCGTGGCGCTGCTCGACCAGCGCAACCTCGCCGGGCTGGGCAACGAGTACGTCAACGAGCTGCTGTTCCTGTCGGGGCTGGCACCGACGCGCCGGGTCGGTGACGTGCCCGACGTCGCGCGCGTGGTCGAGCGGGGGCACCGCCTGCTCGACGTCAACAAGGCGCGGGTGGAGCGGACGTTCACGGGCAGCACCCGTCAGGGCGAGGAGCGCTGGGTCTACCGGCGCGAGCACGCCCGCTGCCGACGCTGCGGCACCCCGCTGCGCGACGGCGAGCTCGGCGACCAGCCGGGCCGCGAGCGGATCACCTTCTGGTGCCCCCACTGCCAGACGTGA
- a CDS encoding DUF3048 domain-containing protein — MTKHRLAVLAPVVAPALALGLVLSGCSSGQGTKATPEPSKGAGGTIVETSPLTGEVLRDGRPENPVFLVKIENTDAGAPQVGLDQADLVVEELVEGGLTRLAALYYSTLPRKVGHVRSMRATDIGIASPVGGQIVASGGASGTYGLVKKAGLKVFSEDEGAPGFSSDPAKVRPYNRLVDLQRLKRAKASDIPGPYLDWTPASGTEASPSASSSASSSAGTKPRRVTRASVRFSGSSTTQWKLSRGHWVRTNGHASREFRADTLVVMFAKVGDAGYTDPAGNPVPETRMKGSGRAVVLTADGAVETTWRKKVNRSTLSFTTKDGKPLTIDPGKTWIELVPQGAGALSLR; from the coding sequence ATGACGAAGCACCGCCTCGCCGTCCTGGCCCCCGTCGTCGCCCCCGCCCTGGCCCTCGGGCTCGTGCTCTCCGGGTGCTCCTCGGGCCAGGGCACGAAGGCCACGCCCGAGCCGTCGAAGGGTGCCGGCGGCACCATCGTCGAGACGTCACCGCTCACCGGCGAGGTCCTGCGCGACGGACGGCCGGAGAACCCGGTGTTCCTCGTCAAGATCGAGAACACCGACGCGGGCGCGCCGCAGGTCGGGCTCGACCAGGCCGACCTCGTCGTCGAGGAGCTCGTCGAGGGCGGCCTGACCCGGCTCGCGGCGCTGTACTACTCGACGCTGCCGCGCAAGGTCGGCCACGTGCGGTCCATGCGCGCGACCGACATCGGCATCGCCTCGCCGGTCGGCGGGCAGATCGTCGCCTCGGGCGGCGCGTCCGGCACGTACGGCCTGGTCAAGAAGGCTGGTCTCAAGGTGTTCTCCGAGGACGAGGGCGCACCGGGGTTCAGCAGCGACCCCGCCAAGGTGCGCCCCTACAACCGGCTCGTGGACCTGCAGCGGCTCAAGCGGGCCAAGGCCAGCGACATCCCGGGCCCCTACCTCGACTGGACGCCCGCCAGTGGTACCGAGGCGTCGCCGTCGGCCTCTTCCTCGGCCTCGTCGTCGGCCGGGACGAAGCCGCGTCGGGTCACCCGGGCGTCCGTGCGCTTCTCGGGCTCCTCCACGACGCAGTGGAAGCTCTCGAGGGGCCACTGGGTGCGCACGAACGGCCACGCGTCCCGCGAGTTCCGCGCCGACACCCTCGTCGTGATGTTCGCCAAGGTCGGCGACGCCGGCTACACCGACCCGGCGGGCAACCCCGTGCCCGAGACGCGGATGAAGGGCTCCGGTCGTGCCGTGGTCCTGACCGCCGACGGGGCGGTCGAGACCACGTGGCGCAAGAAGGTGAACCGCTCGACCCTCTCGTTCACGACGAAGGACGGCAAGCCGCTCACCATCGACCCCGGCAAGACGTGGATCGAGCTCGTCCCGCAGGGCGCGGGCGCGCTCTCCCTGCGGTGA
- a CDS encoding TetR/AcrR family transcriptional regulator, producing the protein MTSPAKVQKKVLRAARSTTRRTGYSSSTKRALLDNATQLFAAHGYAGTSLDEVVAAARVTKGALYHHFPSKLALFESVFDRLQEKATREIEKRIDAADDPWERAQIGLEGFLEVCREPQFRRICLQEGPVALGHERWAVAERAASYGIVKRTVDALLDDLGGANELSEAYAAIFFGAIRSSSEYVADADDAEQASAEVLASISGILAGMRLLPSLTDPHAEA; encoded by the coding sequence ATGACCAGTCCCGCGAAGGTGCAGAAGAAGGTGCTCCGCGCCGCCCGCAGCACGACCCGCCGGACGGGCTACTCCTCGAGCACCAAGCGCGCGCTCCTGGACAACGCGACGCAGCTGTTCGCCGCGCACGGCTACGCGGGCACGTCGCTCGACGAGGTCGTCGCGGCCGCCCGCGTCACGAAGGGTGCGCTCTACCACCACTTCCCGAGCAAGCTCGCGCTGTTCGAGAGCGTCTTCGACCGGCTGCAGGAGAAGGCCACCCGCGAGATCGAGAAGCGCATCGACGCCGCCGACGACCCGTGGGAGCGCGCCCAGATCGGCCTCGAGGGCTTCCTCGAGGTGTGCCGGGAGCCGCAGTTCCGCCGCATCTGCCTGCAGGAGGGGCCGGTCGCGCTCGGGCACGAGCGCTGGGCCGTCGCCGAGCGGGCCGCCTCCTACGGCATCGTCAAGCGCACGGTCGACGCACTGCTCGACGACCTCGGCGGGGCGAACGAGCTGAGCGAGGCCTACGCCGCCATCTTCTTCGGCGCCATCCGCTCGAGCTCGGAGTACGTCGCCGACGCCGACGACGCGGAGCAGGCCTCGGCCGAGGTGCTCGCCTCGATCAGCGGCATCCTCGCGGGCATGCGACTGCTGCCGTCGCTCACCGACCCGCACGCCGAGGCCTGA
- a CDS encoding MerR family transcriptional regulator — protein MSVTEGPAGPDDADGDVEFTVDELAARANMTVRNVRAYAARGLIEPPRLEGRTGYYHRGHLQRLQLVRDLLDRGYTLAAVEKAVLSSPASATAPALDLLHLLDEPWNDVEPELMSRDALAALANVGRDDGLIEALVEFGLAAWVEDDHESVLLVQPAIVRNGAAAVALGLPPKDIIELFPLLQRNLREIADSFVENAVKAIAQPFLNRGLPPEEAPEVLGAVEKLLPVASQVTYAMFRKELAAAIDAEIGQQLAEVGLRGRATPAATDG, from the coding sequence ATGTCAGTGACGGAGGGGCCAGCCGGGCCGGACGACGCCGACGGGGACGTCGAGTTCACCGTCGACGAGCTCGCCGCGCGGGCGAACATGACCGTCCGGAACGTGCGGGCGTACGCGGCGCGAGGACTGATCGAGCCGCCTCGTCTCGAGGGCCGCACCGGCTACTACCACCGCGGACACCTCCAGCGGCTGCAGCTCGTGCGCGACCTGCTCGACCGTGGGTACACGCTGGCGGCCGTCGAGAAGGCGGTGCTGTCGAGCCCGGCGTCGGCCACCGCCCCGGCGCTGGACCTGCTGCACCTGCTCGACGAGCCCTGGAACGACGTCGAGCCCGAGCTGATGAGCCGCGACGCGCTGGCCGCGCTCGCGAACGTCGGCCGCGACGACGGCCTGATCGAGGCCCTGGTCGAGTTCGGGCTGGCGGCCTGGGTCGAGGACGACCACGAGTCGGTGCTGCTGGTGCAGCCGGCGATCGTCCGCAACGGCGCCGCCGCCGTCGCCCTCGGCCTGCCCCCGAAGGACATCATCGAGCTGTTCCCGCTGCTGCAGCGCAACCTGCGCGAGATCGCGGACTCCTTCGTCGAGAACGCCGTGAAGGCGATCGCCCAGCCGTTCCTGAACCGCGGACTGCCGCCCGAGGAGGCGCCGGAGGTCCTGGGGGCGGTCGAGAAGCTCCTGCCCGTGGCGAGCCAGGTCACGTACGCGATGTTCCGCAAGGAGCTGGCCGCGGCCATCGACGCCGAGATCGGCCAGCAGCTCGCCGAGGTGGGCCTGCGCGGTCGCGCCACTCCTGCGGCCACCGACGGCTGA
- a CDS encoding YqgE/AlgH family protein has product METLAGRLLVATPEIAAGPFARSVVLLLDHDEDGALGVVLNHPLEADVEDVLPAWAAVVDAPDCLFQGGPVATDAALAVGVLGSSAVPVPGWRSMTGPFGLVDLDGPPPQDGALRGLRVFAGYAGWGPEQLEGELEEGSWLVVEARDDDLLSPVPERLWRDVLLRQDDDVRLLSTYPEDPGLN; this is encoded by the coding sequence ATGGAGACGCTCGCCGGTCGACTCCTCGTCGCCACCCCGGAGATCGCTGCCGGCCCGTTCGCGCGCAGCGTCGTCCTGCTGCTCGACCACGACGAGGACGGCGCCCTGGGCGTGGTCCTCAACCATCCGCTCGAGGCCGACGTCGAGGACGTCCTGCCGGCGTGGGCGGCCGTGGTCGACGCGCCCGACTGCCTGTTCCAGGGCGGACCGGTCGCCACCGACGCCGCCCTGGCGGTGGGTGTGCTCGGCTCGTCGGCCGTCCCCGTGCCGGGCTGGCGGTCGATGACCGGCCCCTTCGGCCTCGTCGACCTCGACGGGCCGCCGCCGCAGGACGGCGCGCTGCGCGGCCTGCGCGTGTTCGCGGGGTACGCCGGGTGGGGGCCCGAGCAGCTCGAGGGTGAGCTCGAGGAGGGGTCGTGGCTCGTCGTCGAGGCACGCGACGACGACCTGCTGTCGCCCGTGCCCGAGCGGCTGTGGCGCGACGTGCTGCTGCGCCAGGACGACGACGTGCGCCTGCTCTCCACCTATCCCGAGGATCCCGGCCTCAACTGA
- a CDS encoding DUF3039 domain-containing protein — MSHVGFFGSGTQTVQDERTDLRGDERLEDGDHERFSHYVPKDTLTEAMVMGTPCVALCGKVWTPSRDPQRFPVCPECKEIWEGMQPGDEGGSGSDA; from the coding sequence ATGAGCCACGTGGGATTCTTCGGCAGCGGCACCCAGACGGTCCAGGACGAGCGCACCGACCTGCGCGGGGACGAGCGCCTCGAGGACGGTGACCACGAGCGCTTCAGCCACTACGTCCCGAAGGACACGCTGACCGAGGCGATGGTCATGGGCACCCCGTGCGTCGCGCTCTGCGGCAAGGTCTGGACGCCCAGCCGCGACCCGCAGCGCTTCCCGGTCTGCCCGGAGTGCAAGGAGATCTGGGAGGGCATGCAGCCCGGCGACGAGGGCGGCTCCGGCTCGGATGCCTAG
- a CDS encoding DEAD/DEAH box helicase → MPSQRLRAWQRDAFELYSRREPRDFLTVATPGAGKTTFALTIAADLMHRGVVERVVVVTPTDHLKTQWALAASGLGIRLEPALSGALPPGFDGYCVTYAGLSVNPNGHRVRIDARKTLVILDEVHHAGDSLSWGDAVQEACEGAVRRLSLTGTPFRSDDSPIPFVTYEPQRDGTKQSVADYSYNYGRALRDGVVRPVLFMAYSGQMHWRTRAGDEVAARLGEPLTKDATAQALRTALDPEGSWMPTVLRAAHRRLLEVRRDIPDAGGLVIASDQDSARAYARLLTDLTGERPTVVLSDEAGASGRIAEFSASMSPWMVAVRMVSEGVDVPRLAVGVYATTIATPLFFAQAVGRFVRARRRGETASVFLPSVAGLLALAADLEVERDHVVGRPVKDEDDLFAAEAEMLARAQAGESASAELEQGTYQALGSEADFDRVLFDGGEYAAQISDSLDDDDLDFLGIPGLLEADQVAELLRAKRSKASAAAPRAVTRTAEDVAHERRSELRRELNGLVGAWHHRTGQPHGVTHAQLRTETGGPAAAQATVEQLQRRIDLLRRWALRASG, encoded by the coding sequence ATGCCTAGCCAGCGCCTCCGGGCCTGGCAACGCGACGCGTTCGAGCTGTACTCGCGCAGGGAGCCGCGCGACTTCCTCACCGTCGCGACGCCCGGCGCCGGCAAGACCACGTTCGCCCTGACGATCGCGGCCGACCTGATGCACCGCGGTGTGGTCGAGCGCGTCGTCGTCGTCACCCCGACCGACCACCTCAAGACGCAGTGGGCGCTCGCCGCGTCGGGCCTCGGGATCCGGCTCGAGCCGGCGCTCTCGGGCGCGCTGCCCCCGGGCTTCGACGGCTACTGCGTCACCTACGCCGGCCTGTCGGTGAACCCGAACGGCCACCGCGTGCGCATCGACGCCCGTAAGACGCTGGTGATCCTCGACGAGGTGCACCACGCCGGCGACTCGCTGTCGTGGGGCGACGCCGTGCAGGAGGCGTGCGAGGGCGCGGTGCGTCGGCTCTCGCTCACCGGCACCCCGTTCCGCTCCGACGACAGCCCCATCCCGTTCGTCACCTACGAGCCGCAGCGCGACGGAACCAAGCAGAGCGTCGCCGACTACTCCTACAACTACGGGCGGGCGCTGCGCGACGGCGTCGTGCGGCCCGTGCTGTTCATGGCCTACTCCGGCCAGATGCACTGGCGCACCCGCGCCGGCGACGAGGTGGCCGCGCGGCTCGGCGAGCCGCTCACGAAGGACGCCACCGCCCAGGCCCTGCGCACCGCCCTCGACCCGGAGGGGTCGTGGATGCCCACCGTGCTGCGGGCCGCGCACCGACGGCTCCTGGAGGTCCGGCGCGACATCCCCGACGCGGGTGGTCTCGTCATCGCCTCCGACCAGGACTCCGCCCGTGCCTACGCGCGCCTGCTCACCGACCTGACGGGGGAGCGGCCCACCGTCGTGCTGTCCGACGAGGCCGGCGCGAGCGGACGCATCGCCGAGTTCTCCGCGTCGATGTCGCCGTGGATGGTTGCCGTGCGGATGGTGAGCGAGGGGGTCGACGTGCCGCGGCTCGCCGTCGGCGTCTACGCCACCACGATCGCCACGCCGCTGTTCTTCGCGCAGGCCGTGGGCCGCTTCGTGCGCGCCCGACGTCGCGGCGAGACCGCGTCGGTGTTCCTGCCCAGCGTCGCCGGTCTGCTGGCCCTCGCCGCCGACCTCGAGGTCGAGCGCGACCACGTCGTCGGCCGGCCGGTGAAGGACGAGGACGACCTGTTCGCCGCGGAGGCCGAGATGCTCGCTCGGGCGCAGGCGGGGGAGTCGGCGTCGGCCGAGCTGGAGCAGGGCACCTACCAGGCGCTCGGCAGCGAGGCCGACTTCGACCGGGTCCTCTTCGACGGTGGCGAGTACGCCGCGCAGATCTCGGACTCCCTCGACGACGACGACCTCGACTTCCTCGGCATCCCCGGCCTGCTCGAGGCCGACCAGGTGGCCGAGCTGCTGCGCGCCAAGCGGTCGAAGGCGTCGGCGGCCGCCCCCCGCGCCGTCACCCGCACCGCGGAGGACGTCGCGCACGAGCGGCGCAGCGAGCTACGGCGCGAGCTCAACGGGCTCGTCGGCGCCTGGCACCACCGCACGGGCCAGCCGCACGGCGTCACCCACGCGCAGCTGCGCACCGAGACCGGAGGGCCGGCTGCGGCGCAGGCCACCGTCGAGCAGCTGCAGCGTCGGATCGACCTGCTGCGCCGGTGGGCCCTGCGCGCGTCGGGCTGA
- a CDS encoding alpha/beta hydrolase gives MSLPLRTRVFGVLVRLGSTPIEEVDDLDKARRERLGLQRTAIGRWLFGTADPSVRTTEHHVQVDGRARRFLQHRPTGAASPGSAPPVVLNLHGGGWVQGNPEQSAWFASRVAARTGAVVLSFDYRLAPEDPFPAAVDDAWAALQWVVEHAEELDVDPDRVAVMGDSAGGGLAATTALLARDAGAPKLKAEVLIYPGVEMYDRWPSEDEFADAPVLSSANMRAFVRLYLRDQHGTLDWRASPIRAASHAGLPSTLVLVAGHDPLSDNGRRYAETLGEQGVHVVLQEFPDALHGFVSLPGVSPAATQAVDATARFLRDVL, from the coding sequence ATGTCGCTGCCTCTCAGGACCCGTGTGTTCGGCGTGCTCGTCCGTCTCGGCTCCACGCCCATCGAGGAGGTCGACGACCTCGACAAGGCGCGTCGCGAGCGCCTCGGGCTGCAGCGCACCGCGATCGGACGCTGGCTGTTCGGCACGGCCGACCCGTCGGTGCGCACCACCGAGCACCACGTGCAGGTCGACGGTCGCGCCCGGCGCTTCCTGCAGCACCGACCGACCGGCGCCGCGAGCCCCGGCTCGGCACCGCCGGTCGTGCTGAACCTGCACGGCGGCGGCTGGGTGCAGGGCAATCCCGAGCAGTCGGCCTGGTTCGCGAGCCGGGTGGCTGCCCGGACCGGCGCCGTGGTCCTCTCCTTCGACTACCGACTCGCGCCCGAGGACCCGTTCCCGGCGGCCGTCGACGACGCGTGGGCGGCGCTGCAGTGGGTCGTCGAGCACGCGGAGGAGCTCGACGTCGACCCCGACCGGGTGGCCGTGATGGGCGACAGCGCCGGCGGCGGGCTGGCCGCGACGACCGCGCTGCTCGCGCGCGACGCCGGGGCGCCCAAGCTGAAGGCCGAGGTCCTCATCTACCCGGGTGTCGAGATGTACGACCGCTGGCCGAGCGAGGACGAGTTCGCCGACGCGCCCGTGCTGTCGTCGGCGAACATGCGGGCCTTCGTCCGCCTCTACCTGCGCGACCAGCACGGCACCCTCGACTGGCGCGCCTCGCCCATCCGCGCCGCGTCGCACGCCGGACTGCCGTCGACCCTCGTCCTCGTCGCCGGCCACGACCCCCTCTCCGACAACGGCCGCCGCTACGCCGAGACCCTCGGCGAGCAGGGCGTCCACGTCGTCCTCCAGGAGTTCCCCGACGCGCTCCACGGCTTCGTCAGTCTTCCTGGCGTCAGCCCCGCCGCCACCCAGGCCGTCGACGCGACGGCGAGGTTCCTGCGCGACGTGCTCTGA
- a CDS encoding TetR/AcrR family transcriptional regulator, translating into MTTSPDGPRFQRLDADRRRAEILAAATAAFAARPYPAVSLADVAQDAGVARGLINHYFGTKRDLYLEVVREASTVPSVAVEELPDGTVEERIDAAVAWYLDALQESGTTWIAAADPFVMGRDPELEAILTEAENTTVDRVLDAVHLGDDPAHRDLLRALVRTYGHLARSAAREWLLHDVLTRPQVHTLLRRTLLAIVDDVVPEVLRG; encoded by the coding sequence GTGACGACGAGCCCCGACGGCCCCCGCTTCCAGCGCCTCGACGCGGACCGCCGCCGCGCCGAGATCCTCGCGGCCGCCACCGCGGCGTTCGCGGCCCGCCCCTACCCCGCCGTCTCCCTCGCCGACGTCGCGCAGGACGCCGGCGTCGCGCGCGGACTCATCAACCACTACTTCGGCACGAAGCGCGACCTGTACCTCGAGGTCGTCCGCGAGGCGTCGACCGTGCCGTCGGTGGCCGTCGAGGAGCTGCCGGACGGGACGGTCGAGGAGCGCATCGACGCCGCCGTCGCCTGGTACCTCGATGCGCTGCAGGAGTCGGGCACGACGTGGATCGCGGCCGCCGACCCGTTCGTCATGGGCCGCGACCCCGAGCTCGAGGCGATCCTGACCGAGGCCGAGAACACCACCGTCGACCGCGTGCTCGACGCCGTCCACCTCGGCGACGACCCCGCGCACCGCGACCTGCTCCGCGCCCTCGTGCGCACCTACGGCCACCTCGCCCGGTCCGCCGCCCGCGAGTGGCTCCTGCACGACGTCCTCACCCGCCCACAGGTCCACACCCTCCTGCGCCGCACCCTGCTCGCGATCGTCGACGACGTCGTGCCGGAGGTGTTGCGAGGCTGA